From a single Eisenibacter elegans DSM 3317 genomic region:
- the ade gene encoding adenine deaminase, protein MKTLFLNLVDLHQRRIYPASISIAEGKITDIKSLDSPCAHYALPGFVDAHIHIESSMLTPRAFAAMAVRHGTVATVSDPHEIANVLGLKGVLYMIENGRHSDFKFYFGAPSCVPATNFENAGAALGLDALEQLLLMPEVKYLAEMMNYPGVLHQDPEVMAKIALAQRLGKPIDGHAPGLRGQAARDYIAAGMSTDHECFTAEEALDKLQAGMHVLIREGSAAKNFEALAPLLPQYFGQMMFCSDDKHPDELLLGHINQLVQRALAKGFALFDVLEVACLNPVKHYGLDLGLLRVGDPADFIVVEDLTAFKVLKTYIGGKEVFDGVQDHIPQLSGSLPNHFEALPRQESDFRLSAKDYAHNMAIEAIDGELITRKVAVALSSDAEGFLQADPAQDLLKIAVINRYVPQARPAIAFIKNFGLKEGAIASTVAHDSHNIIVVGADDAAITEAVNLLIAAQGGVVAVGKGQQKVLSLPIAGLMSPQSAEEVAAAYTEIDAFAKELGSTLKAPFMTLSFMALLVIPHIKISDLGLFDVDSFQLVE, encoded by the coding sequence CCTTGTTCCTAAATCTCGTAGACCTTCACCAACGCCGCATTTATCCGGCTTCCATTTCCATCGCCGAAGGCAAAATCACTGACATCAAAAGCTTAGACAGCCCTTGCGCACACTATGCCCTGCCCGGCTTTGTAGATGCGCATATCCATATCGAAAGCTCGATGCTCACCCCAAGGGCTTTTGCGGCAATGGCCGTGCGCCACGGCACGGTGGCTACCGTTTCCGACCCACACGAAATCGCCAATGTGCTCGGCTTAAAAGGGGTATTGTATATGATTGAAAACGGGCGGCACAGCGACTTCAAGTTTTACTTTGGTGCGCCCTCTTGCGTGCCGGCTACGAATTTTGAAAATGCCGGCGCTGCCCTCGGCCTCGATGCCTTAGAACAATTGCTCCTGATGCCGGAGGTGAAATATTTGGCCGAAATGATGAACTACCCGGGCGTATTGCACCAAGACCCTGAGGTAATGGCCAAAATCGCACTTGCGCAGCGCCTTGGCAAGCCTATTGACGGCCACGCGCCCGGCCTGCGCGGACAAGCCGCCCGCGACTACATCGCCGCCGGAATGAGCACCGACCACGAGTGTTTCACTGCCGAAGAGGCGCTCGACAAGCTCCAAGCCGGCATGCACGTCCTCATCAGGGAGGGCAGCGCCGCCAAAAACTTTGAAGCCCTCGCCCCATTGCTGCCCCAATACTTTGGGCAGATGATGTTTTGCTCCGACGACAAGCATCCTGACGAACTACTGCTCGGGCATATCAACCAGCTCGTTCAGCGGGCGCTGGCCAAAGGTTTTGCCCTTTTTGATGTCTTGGAGGTGGCCTGCCTCAATCCTGTAAAACACTATGGCTTAGACTTGGGGCTGCTGCGTGTGGGCGACCCTGCCGATTTTATTGTGGTAGAAGACCTGACGGCTTTCAAGGTACTCAAGACCTATATCGGTGGCAAAGAGGTCTTCGATGGTGTGCAAGACCATATTCCGCAGCTATCGGGCAGCTTGCCCAATCACTTCGAGGCCTTGCCCCGCCAAGAGAGCGATTTTCGCCTATCGGCAAAAGATTATGCGCACAATATGGCCATAGAGGCCATTGATGGAGAGCTGATTACCCGCAAAGTAGCTGTGGCGCTTTCGAGCGATGCCGAGGGCTTCCTCCAAGCCGACCCTGCCCAAGACCTGCTCAAGATTGCGGTCATCAACCGTTATGTACCTCAGGCCAGGCCGGCCATCGCCTTTATCAAAAACTTTGGCCTCAAAGAAGGGGCAATTGCCTCTACGGTGGCGCACGACTCCCACAACATCATTGTGGTAGGAGCCGACGATGCCGCCATCACCGAGGCGGTCAATCTGCTTATTGCCGCACAAGGTGGCGTAGTGGCCGTAGGCAAGGGGCAGCAAAAGGTACTCTCCCTGCCTATTGCCGGACTGATGAGCCCCCAAAGCGCTGAGGAAGTGGCCGCTGCCTACACCGAGATAGATGCTTTTGCCAAGGAATTGGGCAGTACCCTCAAAGCACCTTTTATGACGCTCTCTTTTATGGCCTTGCTCGTGATTCCCCATATCAAAATCAGCGACTTAGGCCTTTTCGATGTGGATAGTTTTCAGCTGGTTGAGTGA